A genome region from Panicum virgatum strain AP13 chromosome 4K, P.virgatum_v5, whole genome shotgun sequence includes the following:
- the LOC120704047 gene encoding protein S-acyltransferase 24-like, whose product MASEIEVLEDTTTSTPLVAAASTAPPAEDGAGAGTPEDESLKNDVYTAAAYGDLEKLQRLVEGEGRPVGEPDGGGYHALQWAALNNRVAAAQYILEHGADINAVDHAGQTALHWSAVRGHIQVAELLLKEGAKVDAADLYGYQATHVAAQYGQTAFIYHIVVKWNADPDVPDNDGRSPLHWASYKGFADSIRLLLFLDAYRGRQDKEGCTPLHWAAIRGNLEACTVLVQVGKKDDLMVKDKTGLTPAQLAADKNHRQVAFFLDNARRVYDRGCGANTKFGKFSKLGLAPLLWCIIIVMLITYIHSVISGQYATNMTAPFGMFAWSGVFLATAGLVMFYKCSRKDPGYININTRGSQNQRDDEPLLKMELENPALLSGNWSQLCITCKIVRPVRSKHCSTCDRCVEQFDHHCPWVSNCIGKKNKWEFFMFLTFEVFAMIITGSAAIMRIVGDPDSPSSFGDWIHYSAFQHTGVVLFLAMDFFLFFGVAVLTVVQASQIARNITTNEMANSMRYAYLRGPGGRFRNPYDHGIRKNCSDFLLNGYNEDIERLEQTSHTDEEMGMVQMTSAVSQNGDNPLHHGNGTDHSCSDSQANSKPHSQVGSSQCCDHSKRADRTPLGLGLGLGRNSASRQYVRSLIPL is encoded by the exons ATGGCGTCGGAGATCGAGGTGCTCGAGGACACCACCACCTCCACGCCCCTCGTCGCGGCGGCGTCCACGGCCCCTCCCGCCGAGGATGGCGCGGGGGCGGGGACCCCCGAGGACGAGTCGCTGAAGAACGACGTGTACACCGCGGCGGCCTACGGCGATCTGGAGAAGCTGCAGCGGCTGGTGGAGGGGGAGGGCCGGCCCGTCGGCGAGCCCGACGGCGGGGGGTACCACGCGCTCCAGTGGGCCGCGCTCAAcaaccgcgtcgccgccgcgcagtaCATCCTCGAG CATGGAGCAGATATAAATGCTGTGGATCACGCTGGGCAAACAGCGCTTCACTGGAGTGCTGTGCGTGGTCATATTCAAGTTGCTGAGCTACTTTTGAAAGAAGGAGCTAAGGTGGATGCTGCTGATTTATACGGGTATCAG GCCACACATGTTGCAGCACAGTATGGTCAGACTGCATTCATTTATCATATTGTTGTGAAATGGAATGCTGATCCAGATGTCCCTGATAATGATGGAAGAAGCCCTTTACACTG GGCTTCTTATAAGGGATTCGCAGACTCAATACggcttcttttatttttggatGCGTATAGGGGACGGCAAGACAAAGAAG GTTGTACTCCTTTACATTGGGCTGCGATTCGAGGGAATCTTGAGGCCTGCACTGTGCTCGTTCAGGTTGGCAAAAAGGATGACTTGATGGTGAAAGACAAAACTGGTTTAACTCCAGCACAGCTTGCTGCTGATAAGAATCACCGGCAAGTTGCATTTTTCCTT GACAATGCTAGAAGGGTATATGACAGAGGATGTGGTGCAAATACCAAATttgggaaattttcaaaattaggACTTGCTCCACTTCTTTGGTGCATCATTATCGTCATGCTTATTACGTACATACACTCCGTTATATCAG GACAATATGCCACGAATATGACAGCACCATTTGGGATGTTTGCATGGTCAGGAGTTTTTCTTGCAACTGCTGGGTTGGTCATGTTCTATAAATGTAGCAG GAAAGATCCTGGCTACATCAACATAAATACAAGGGGCTCGCAAAATCAAAGGGATGAT GAACCGTTGCTGAAGATGGAGTTGGAAAATCCTGCACTTCTTTCTGGCAACTGGTCACAACTTTGTATTACCTGCAAA ATAGTGAGACCTGTTCGTTCAAAACATTGCTCTACATGTGATCGTTGTGTGGAGCAGTTTGACCATCATTGCCCCTGGGTATCAAATTGCATCGGAAAG AAGAACAAATGGGAATTCTTCATGTTCCTCACTTTTGAAGTTTTTGCAATGATCATTACTGGTTCTGCTGCCATTATGA GAATTGTAGGGGATCCAGATTCTCCATCATCTTTTGGTGATTGGATTCATTATTCTGCGTTTCAGCATACTGGAGTGGTTTTGTTTCTTGCAAtggattttttccttttctttggtGTTGCAGTTCTAACAGTTGTTCAAGCGTCGCAG ATAGCAAGGAACATTACAACAAACGAGATGGCGAATTCCATGAGATATGCCTATCTCAGAGGCCCAGGTGGCAGATTCAGAAACCCATATGATCATGGGATTCGCAAAAACTGCTCTGATTTCTTGTTAAATGGATACAATGAGGACATCGAACGGCTAGAACAGACATCTCACACTGATGAGGAAATGGGAATGGTACAGATGACAAGTGCAGTCTCACAGAATGGTGACAACCCTCTACATCATGGTAATGGCACTGACCACAGTTGCAGTGATTCACAAGCAAACTCAAAACCTCATAGCCAAGTGGGTTCGTCTCAGTGTTGTGACCACAGTAAGAGGGCTGATAGGACGCCATTGGGCCTAGGTTTGGGCCTTGGGCGAAACAGTGCATCCCGGCAGTATGTTCGGTCTCTTATCCCATTGTGA
- the LOC120704050 gene encoding protein OS-9 homolog produces MGFAGRVSALLLFLVAGAVASDQIFTASGVPFGRSSREPRYRVEFHPVDSPYQPENGQESVPMASHEGKHYTCFLPVEETKTMKSILPQNATNVIIGSDRRIKPKEPDELLEPLKDQCFYRHEGWWSYEFCYHGKIRQVHVEGDKLIQEYVLGEYDDDATIAYHENSTSEFADDDHHVKDTSRRYHVHLYTNGTVCDLTDIPRETEVRFVCSEPTVLISSIKEISSCKYVVTIQSPMLCKNPLFHQEKRNLSIHCNELPTETESTVIVDDDSLPKEAQISIIPDQDELHGFTAYAT; encoded by the exons ATGGGCTTCGCCGGCCGGGTGTCCGCGCTGCTCCTCTTCCTGGTCGCCGGCGCGGTCGCCTCCGACCAGATCTTCACCGCCTCAG GTGTTCCATTTGGGCGGAGTTCGCGTGAGCCGAGGTACCGGGTAGAGTTCCATCCAGTTGATTCGCCCTACCAACCG GAGAATGGCCAGGAATCAGTACCAATGGCTAGCCATGAGGGGAAACATTATACGTGCTTTCTACCAGTTGAAGAAACTAAAACCATGAAGTCAATTCTCCCACAAAATGCAACTAATGTTATAATAGGAAGTGACAGGAGAATTAAGCCAAAGGAGCCAGATGAGCTGCTTGAGCCTCTCAAGGATCAGTGTTTCTACAGG CACGAAGGTTGGTGGTCTTATGAGTTCTGTTATCATGGGAAAATCCGACAGGTTCATGTAGAAGGTGATAAG CTTATTCAAGAATATGTTCTAGGtgaatatgatgatgatgcaaCTATTGCTTACCATGAAAATAGCACGTCTGAATTCGCTGACGATGACCATCATGTCAAAGATACTTCTAGGAG ATATCATGTCCACTTGTACACAAATGGGACTGTATGTGATCTCACAGACATACCCCGGGAGACTGAG GTTAGATTTGTCTGCTCGGAACCCACTGTCCTGATCAGTTCGATCAAGGAGATCTCTTCCTGCAAATATGTTGTAACAATTCAAAGCCCGATGCTTTGCAAAAACCC GCTGTTCCATCAAGAAAAACGCAACCTCTCCATCCACTGCAACGAGTTGCCTACTGAAACAGAATCAACTGTCATTGTGGACGATGACTCGCTGCCAAAAGAAGCGCAGATCTCCATCATTCCTGATCAGGATGAACTTCATGGTTTCACAGCTTATGCCACTTGA
- the LOC120704048 gene encoding U3 small nucleolar RNA-associated protein 21 homolog: MGIFEPFRAIGYITAGGVPFSVQRLGSETFVTVSVGKAFHVYNCAKLNLVLAGPQLPKKIRALASYKDYTFAAYGSDIAVFKRTDQVVTWSRHEEKVNMLYLFGEYVLSADVKGNIFIWAFKGAEPNSEPVGSISLGDKFTPSCIMHPDTYLNKIIVGSEEGPLQLWNISTKKKLYDFNGWDSPVRCCVSSPALDVVAVGCSDGTVHVHNIRYDEELMSFNHQIRGAVTALSFRTDGQPLLASGGSSGVISIWNLEKKRLHSVIREAHDGSIVSLHFFANEPVLMSSAADNSIKMWIFDNNDGDARLLRFRSGHSAPPRCIRFYGNGKCILSAGQDRAFRLFSVVQDQQSRELSQRHVTKRAKRLRVKEEEIKLKPVITFDCAEIRARDWCNVVTCHMDTPQAYVWRLQNFVIGEHILTPSSGTETPIKACVISACGNFTILGTEGGWIEKFNLQSGISRGSYIDTSLARQCAHDGEVVGLACDATNGSLISAGYHGDIKVWDFKTCKLKSRLDVGKSVTKIAYHRANGILATVVDDMVLILFDTVAMKMVRRFEGHTDRITDLCFSEDGKWLISSSMDGTLRIWDISLARQIDAMHVDISITSLSMSPNMDVLATTHVDQNGVYLWVNQSLFSTSTNIENYASGKHVRNVCLPAVSSAERSEEEQARDSGDSNQSNIKPFVILDHQIPNLITLSLLPRSQWQSLTNLDIIKVRNKPIEPPKKPEKAPFFLPSVPSLSGEILFEPPASNKETDSSTTENTNHKKMAELSSQFSHLLQSCGETKNYSAFTDYMKGLSPASLDMELRLLQIIDDEESEDLEQRPELQSISSLLDYFIHELSCRNNFEFVQAILKLFLKIHGETIRRHSTLQSKVKKLLEVQSLVWQKIDKMFQGARCMVTFLSNSQF; the protein is encoded by the exons atggGGATCTTCGAGCCCTTCCGGGCGATCGGGTACAtcacggcgggcggcgtgccCTTCTCCGTGCAGCGCCTCGGCAGCGAGACATTCGTCACCGTCAGCGTCGGCAAGGCCTTCCACGTCTACAAC TGTGCTAAGCTGAATTTGGTTCTAGCTG GACCCCAACTTCCCAAGAAGATACGTGCTCTAGCATCCTACAAGGATTATACCTTTGCTGCATATGGAAGTGATATTGCAGTTTTTAAGAGGACTGATCAG GTGGTTACTTGGAGTAGACATGAAGAAAAGGTCAACATGCTATACCTGTTTGGAGAATATGTTCTTAGTGCAGATGTTAAAGGTAATATATTCATTTGGGCCTTCAAAGGAGCAGAGCCAAACAGTGAGCCGGTTGGAAGCATATCATTGGGAGACAAGTTTACCCCATCCTGTATCATGCATCCTGATACTTATCTAAATAAG ATAATTGTTGGTAGCGAAGAAGGCCCCTTGCAGCTTTGGAATATCAGCACAAAGAAAAAACTATATGATTTCAACGGTTGGGACTCACCAGTTCGCTGTTGTGTTTCCTCACCTGCTTTAGATGTAGTTGCTGTTGGATGCTCTGATGGGACAGTTCATGTTCATAATATACGATATGATGAAGAATTGATGTCTTTCAACCATCAAATTCGTGGTGCTGTGACTGCACTGTCATTTCGAACAG ATGGGCAACCACTTCTTGCCTCTGGAGGTTCTTCTGGCGTTATTAGCATATGGAATCTTGAGAAGAAACGTCTGCATTCAGTGATTAGGGAGGCCCATGATGGCTCTATTGTTTCGCTTCATTTCTTTGCCAATGAACCTGTTCTGATGAGCTCAGCTGCTGATAATTCAATTAAA ATGTGGATATTCGATAATAATGATGGAGATGCTCGTCTGTTACGGTTTCGAAGTGGTCACAGTGCTCCACCTAGATGCATAAG attctaTGGCAATGGAAAATGCATCTTATCTGCCGGTCAAGATCGTGCCTTTCGTCTTTTCTCAGTTGTCCAG gatcaacaaagtagaGAACTTTCTCAGCGGCATGTCACAAAAAGAGCAAAGAGGCTTAGAGTAAAG GAGGAAGAGATCAAGCTAAAACCAGTTATTACATTTGACTGTG CTGAGATACGTGCACGTGACTGGTGTAATGTTGTTACGTGCCACATGGATACTCCACAGGCATATGTATGGCGTCTTCAGAACTTTGTTATTGGTGAACATATTCTAACACCATCATCAGGCACTGAGACACCGATCAAG GCCTGTGTGATAAGTGCATGTGGTAATTTTACTATCTTGGGCACTGAAGGTGGTTGGATCGAAAAATTTAACCTTCAATCAGGGATTAGTCGTGGTAGTTACATCGACACTTCATTGGCAAGGCAATGTGCACATGATGGAGAAGTTGTTGGGTTAGCTTGCGATGCTACAAATGGCTCTCTGATTAGTGCTGGATACCATGGTGATATTAAG GTGTGGGATTTTAAAACATGCAAGCTAAAATCCAGACTGGATGTTGGTAAATCTGTCACTAAAATCGCATACCACCGGGCAAATG GTATTCTTGCAACCGTAGTAGATGATATGGTACTAATATTGTTTGATACGGTGGCCATGAAAATGGTTCGTAGATTTGAAGGACATACAGACCGAATCACTGATTTGTGCTTCAGTGAAGATGGAAAATGGCTCATCTCATCTAGTATGGATGGGACTCTTAGGATATGGGACATCAGTTTAGCGAGGCAGATAGATGCGATGCATGTTGACATATCTATAACGTCTCTGTCTATGTCTCCTAACATGGATGTGTTGGCTACCACACATGTTGATCAAAATGGCGTCTACCTCTG GGTTAATCAATCTTTGTTCTCGACCTCAACAAATATTGAAAATTATGCAAGTGGGAAACATGTCCGGAATGTATGTTTGCCAGCTGTTTCATCAGCAGAAAGATCTGAGGAAGAGCAAGCTCGTGATTCAGGAGACTCAAATCAGTCAAATATTAAACCTTTTGTCATATTGGATCATCAAATACCAAATCTGATCACCCTTTCCTTGCTTCCAAGGAGTCAATGGCAAAGTTTGACAAATCTTGATATTATAAAG GTTCGGAATAAACCAATTGAGCCGCCTAAGAAACCTGAGAAGGCACCTTTCTTCTTACCCTCTGTTCCATCCCTTTCTGGGGAGATATTGTTTGAGCCCCCTGCCAGCAATAAAGAAACAGACAGCAGTACCACTGAGAACACAAACCATAAGAAGATGGCTGAACTCTCCTCTCAATTCAGTCATCTTTTACAATCTTGTGGAGAAACAAAGAACT ATTCGGCTTTTACTGACTACATGAAAGGCCTGTCGCCCGCATCTTTAGACATGGAACTACGACTACTACAGATAATAGATGATGAAGAGTCAGAAGATCTGGAGCAGAGACCTGAGCTTCAGTCTATTTCATCTCTGTTGGATTATTTCATTCATGAGCTTTCCTGCAGGAATAACTTTGAGTTTGTCCAGGCTATTCTTAAATTATTTCTGAAG ATACATGGTGAAACAATACGGCGACACTCAACTCTTCAGAGCAAAGTAAAGAAGCTCCTTGAGGTCCAGAGCTTAGTTTGGCAGAAGATCGACAAGATGTTTCAGGGTGCACGATGCATGGTTACATTCCTCAGCAATTCACAGTTTTAG
- the LOC120704049 gene encoding amino acid transporter AVT6E-like — translation MNTNYSALPLTSPSIELQSNGTKSSAATNGVVLNGHAKISKQDSFLGELEDGGGGGEHDELPLIGDGPAGPPEGSSVPAAVFNLATSIIGAGIMALPATMKVLGVAVGLVAILVMGVLSEITVELLVRFSAHCRALSYGEVVHRALGRPASIVAQMCVIINNAGVLVVYLIIIGDVMSGSLKHIGVMDQLIGHGEWDNRKLLILVVLVIFLAPLCALEKIDSLSLSSAASVALAVVFVVVSCIIALIKIAEGKISMPRMGPDFSSRAAMLDLLVVIPIMTNAYICHFNVQPIYNELKEKTPQNMYKVGRISTVLCVVVYALTALSGYLLFGDDTESDVLTNFDKDLGIRFSSVLNYIVRIGYVIHLVLVFPVVHFSLRQTVDSLIFGELATPSRKKTLTLTVLLLALIYLGSTMIPNIWMAFKFTGATTGLALGFMFPALVALRLDKEGNRLGHGERLLSLGLLGLSIVVSVIGVVGNVYTLKSKSE, via the coding sequence ATGAACACGAATTACTCGGCGCTCCCATTGACCTCCCCTTCCATCGAGCTCCAATCCAACGGGACCAaatccagcgccgccaccaatGGCGTCGTCCTCAACGGCCACGCCAAGATCTCCAAGCAAGATTCGTTCTTGGGCGAgctcgaggacggcggcggtggcggggagcACGACGAACTCCCGCTCATCGGCGACGGCCCCGCCGGGCCGCCGGAGGGGTCAAGCGTACCCGCTGCGGTGTTCAACCTCGCTACCTCCATCATCGGGGCCGGCATTATGGCGCTCCCCGCCACCATGAAGGTGCTCGGCGTTGCCGTCGGGCTTGTCGCGATCCTCGTCATGGGGGTCCTCTCCGAGATCACCGTCGAGCTGCTAGTGAGGTTCTCGGCACACTGCCGAGCCCTTTCATACGGCGAGGTAGTGCACCGGGCactgggccggccggcgagcatcgTGGCGCAGATGTGTGTCATCATCAACAATGCTGGAGTCCTAGTGGTGTACCTAATCATCATCGGAGATGTGATGTCCGGGTCGCTGAAGCACATTGGCGTCATGGATCAGTTGATTGGCCATGGGGAGTGGGATAACCGGAAGCTGCTGATCTTGGTGGTTCTTGTGATCTTCCTTGCGCCATTGTGTGCACTTGAAAAGATTGACTCACTGAGCTTGTCATCTGCCGCATCGGTTGCCCTTGCTGTTGTGTTTGTGGTTGTCTCCTGCATCATTGCCTTGATCAAGATTGCCGAGGGCAAGATCAGCATGCCGAGGATGGGGCCAGATTTCAGCTCAAGAGCGGCGATGCTAGACCTGCTTGTCGTGATACCTATCATGACGAATGCCTACATCTGCCATTTCAATGTCCAGCCAATCTACAATGAACTCAAGGAGAAGACACCCCAGAATATGTACAAGGTTGGGAGGATCAGCACAGTGCTATGCGTTGTGGTATATGCCCTGACTGCTCTCTCTGGCTACCTCTTGTTCGGCGACGATACGGAGTCCGACGTTCTCACCAACTTCGACAAGGATCTCGGGATCAGATTCAGCTCAGTCCTCAACTACATCGTCAGGATTGGTTATGTCATCCACCTGGTCCTTGTGTTCCCTGTTGTCCACTTCTCACTAAGACAGACTGTGGACTCGCTGATATTTGGGGAGCTGGCTACCCCTAGCAGGAAGAAGACACTCACATTGACAGTTCTTCTACTGGCGCTCATCTACCTTGGCTCAACGATGATACCCAACATCTGGATGGCCTTCAAGTTCACCGGTGCAACAACTGGGCTGGCATTGGGGTTCATGTTCCCGGCCCTGGTGGCATTAAGGCTGGACAAGGAAGGGAACCGCTTGGGGCATGGAGAGAGGCTCCTGTCACTTGGGTTGCTGGGGCTGTCCATAGTCGTTAGCGTCATCGGAGTTGTCGGAAATGTATACACCCTGAAGAGTAAGTCTGAGTGA